The Henckelia pumila isolate YLH828 unplaced genomic scaffold, ASM3356847v2 CTG_461:::fragment_3, whole genome shotgun sequence genome window below encodes:
- the LOC140871914 gene encoding transcriptional regulator TAC1-like has product MAVEVVGLMSLTSLRDPAKNRDKEQIMSRKEEDSWEIRAFERDTIGNMLGCTWPPRFYTCTFCRREFRSAQALGGHMNVHRRDRVKLHHSSTTVAKARPSPIFLHARDQEFATNGGLCLVYSMPNPNGSVLVGREIMKASMDSSSSPLTCDSPNLATDKYSSNATSPSVLDGFEIMGSRHDTSDATLMEEIDLELRLGRKSPPRWG; this is encoded by the coding sequence ATGGCTGTTGAGGTAGTAGGGCTCATGTCCTTGACTAGTCTCCGAGATCCGGCGAAAAATCGCGACAAGGAACAAATTATGTCTAGAAAGGAGGAGGATTCTTGGGAGATTCGGGCATTTGAGAGAGACACGATCGGGAACATGTTGGGGTGCACGTGGCCGCCGCGGTTCTATACGTGCACGTTTTGCCGGAGGGAGTTCCGTTCGGCTCAGGCTCTAGGCGGTCACATGAACGTGCACCGCCGCGACCGTGTCAAGTTACACCACTCCTCGACGACGGTGGCCAAAGCTCGTCCATCTCCGATCTTTTTACACGCACGTGATCAAGAATTCGCGACGAATGGCGGCTTGTGCCTTGTTTATTCCATGCCAAACCCTAATGGTAGCGTGCTTGTTGGCAGGGAGATCATGAAGGCTTCCATGGATTCATCTTCTTCCCCTCTCACTTGTGACTCGCCTAATCTTGCAACGGATAAATATTCGAGCAACGCCACGAGTCCGTCGGTTTTAGATGGCTTTGAAATTATGGGGAGTCGTCATGACACTAGTGATGCGACGCTGATGGAAGAGATCGATCTCGAGCTTCGTCTAGGACGAAAATCGCCGCCGCGATGGGGATGA
- the LOC140872111 gene encoding subtilisin-like protease, translated as MDLLYVLFMIILILANYSAKAQESASGSSLETYIVHVKFPGDADLESWYHSFLPKSTAEGSRMVHAYRNVITGFAARLSVEEVKEMEKMDGFFFARPQKILSLHTSHSPNFLGLHTNVGVWPGSNFGEGVIIGVLDTGITPGHPSFDDEGVDPPPAKWKGKCEFDGVVCNNKLIGARNLVSGSSGPPADDEGHGTHTSSTAAGNFVKDANVFGQANGTAAGIAPRAHVAMYKVCSVNGCSDVDILAAMDAAVEDGVDILSLSLGGPPADFYMDGIALGAFSAIQQGIFVSCSAANSGPFSSSLSNEAPWILTVGASTIDRKIVATALLGNMDIYDGESVFQPSDFPTTLLPLVDAAGGASENQTTGLCGPGSLDGIDVKGKVVLCTRGGGIGRIAKGQTVKDAGGAAMILMNDELDGYSTIADPHVLPATHVSFDAGQKIKSYITSTSAPMATILFRGTVIGDPQAPSMASFSSRGPSLASPGILKPDITGPGVSILAAWPVSVDNNTEETAAFNIISGTSMSCPHLGGIAAVLKSAHPDWSPAAIKSAIMTTATQNNLGGSAIIDETGSAADVFAIGAGHVNPPSANDPGLIYDLEPNDYIPYLCGLGYTDVEIELIVQSPVKCSDIKSIPEAQLNYPSFAVELQDGATKTYTRTVTNVGEEISSYTADFESVPGVEVTVVPDALAFTEVNQKMTYQISFGKSALLQANTTTFVQGALVWRSDKRAVRSPISVKLVL; from the coding sequence ATGGATCTCCTTTATGTTCTTTTCATGATCATTTTGATTCTTGCAAATTATTCTGCCAAGGCTCAAGAAAGTGCATCAGGGAGCAGCTTAGAAACTTACATTGTTCATGTCAAATTTCCAGGGGATGCTGACCTGGAAAGCTGGTACCATTCCTTCCTGCCGAAAAGCACAGCAGAAGGGTCTCGAATGGTTCACGCATATCGCAATGTGATCACTGGTTTTGCGGCAAGATTGTCTGTGGAAGAAGTGAAGGAAATGGAGAAAATGGATGGTTTCTTTTTCGCCAGGCCCCAGAAGATATTGAGTTTGCACACAAGTCATAGTCCCAACTTCTTGGGGTTGCATACAAACGTAGGGGTTTGGCCTGGCTCCAACTTTGGCGAAGGGGTCATCATTGGAGTTTTGGACACCGGAATAACTCCGGGCCATCCGTCTTTCGACGACGAGGGCGTGGACCCTCCGccggccaagtggaaagggaaGTGCGAGTTTGATGGCGTGGTGTGcaacaacaagctgatcggtgCAAGGAATCTCGTGAGCGGTTCTTCCGGGCCACCTGCCGACGATGAAGGTCATGGGACGCACACGTCTAGCACGGCTGCTGGGAACTTTGTTAAAGATGCCAATGTTTTCGGGCAGGCGAATGGGACGGCCGCTGGAATAGCTCCTCGTGCACATGTAGCCATGTATAAGGTTTGTTCCGTCAACGGTTGCAGTGACGTCGATATACTGGCAGCGATGGACGCTGCGGTGGAGGATGGTGTCGACATTCTTTCCCTCTCTCTCGGTGGACCCCCGGCTGATTTTTACATGGATGGGATCGCACTCGGGGCGTTTAGCGCTATCCAACAGGGTATTTTCGTGAGCTGTTCCGCTGCCAATTCTGGTCCATTCAGTTCTTCATTGTCGAATGAGGCGCCCTGGATTCTCACCGTAGGCGCCAGCACAATCGACAGGAAGATAGTCGCTACGGCCTTGTTGGGAAATATGGATATCTATGATGGGGAGTCCGTTTTTCAGCCTAGTGATTTCCCCACAACATTACTGCCTTTGGTTGATGCTGCAGGCGGGGCTAGTGAGAACCAAACCACAGGTTTGTGCGGCCCTGGCTCGCTAGACGGCATTGATGTGAAAGGAAAAGTCGTGCTCTGCACGAGGGGTGGTGGGATAGGGCGAATCGCCAAGGGGCAAACCGTGAAAGATGCCGGAGGTGCAGCCATGATTCTGATGAACGACGAACTAGACGGCTACAGCACGATAGCGGATCCTCACGTGCTGCCAGCGACACACGTTAGTTTCGATGCAGGGCAAAAGAttaaatcatacataacatCAACCTCTGCTCCTATGGCCACGATTTTATTCCGTGGGACGGTGATTGGAGATCCACAAGCTCCAAGTATGGCCTCGTTTTCCTCCAGGGGACCAAGTTTGGCCAGTCCAGGGATCTTGAAACCCGACATCACAGGCCCTGGTGTCAGCATTCTAGCCGCGTGGCCGGTATCAGTCGACAACAACACTGAAGAGACAGCTGCTTTTAACATCATCTCAGGCACCTCCATGTCATGTCCTCACCTTGGTGGCATTGCTGCTGTCCTCAAAAGCGCACATCCTGATTGGTCTCCTGCCGCGATCAAGTCAGCAATCATGACGACCGCCACTCAGAACAACCTCGGTGGCAGCGCCATAATCGATGAGACGGGGTCGGCCGCTGATGTATTCGCAATAGGAGCAGGACATGTCAACCCGCCAAGTGCAAACGATCCAGGGCTCATCTACGATCTAGAACCAAACGACTACATCCCTTACCTGTGCGGTCTAGGATACACGGACGTGGAAATCGAGCTGATCGTGCAGAGCCCCGTCAAATGTTCGGACATAAAGAGCATCCCCGAAGCACAATTGAACTACCCTTCATTTGCAGTCGAGCTGCAGGATGGTGCCACGAAAACGTACACGAGGACTGTGACAAACGTTGGCGAGGAGATTTCGAGTTATACGGCTGATTTCGAATCGGTTCCCGGTGTAGAAGTAACGGTAGTCCCCGATGCACTTGCATTCACTGAAGTGAACCAAAAGATGACATATCAGATAAGCTTTGGCAAGTCTGCTCTGCTGCAGGCTAACACCACCACCTTCGTACAAGGAGCTTTGGTGTGGCGATCCGATAAACGAGCTGTCCGAAGTCCGATTTCTGTCAAATTAGTGCTGTAA